A portion of the Bacillus sp. es.034 genome contains these proteins:
- a CDS encoding GntR family transcriptional regulator gives MEKDNLQHYLYEEIMTGLKQYIDNNGLKEGDRIPTEKELGDIFNASRISIRRAIKELVEEGTLKIARGKGTFVSAPRKEIHLLDLQGFSEGLTTDNDTITKDVISIQRVNSNEDLDRIFEKRYDEYIELVRKVYRNDQELSLDFAYLPTDLYPGIEEKITPESSTFAIIHDDYGVKFKRVNKNLEFVHPDEELQRHLKVNSLNLLVSVDKVIFGENDAPVHYSKYYLIAERVKLSLEHIIDQNE, from the coding sequence ATGGAAAAAGACAATCTACAGCATTATTTATATGAAGAAATCATGACTGGCCTTAAACAATATATTGATAACAATGGATTAAAAGAAGGAGATCGAATCCCCACTGAAAAAGAGCTGGGAGATATATTTAATGCCAGCCGGATATCCATCAGACGTGCCATCAAGGAATTAGTGGAGGAAGGTACGCTGAAAATTGCCAGAGGTAAAGGAACATTTGTAAGCGCTCCACGAAAAGAAATTCATCTGTTGGATTTGCAAGGTTTTTCAGAAGGGCTGACGACCGATAATGATACCATCACGAAAGATGTCATTTCCATCCAGAGAGTGAATAGTAATGAAGATTTAGACCGGATTTTTGAAAAACGATACGATGAATATATAGAACTGGTTAGGAAAGTTTATCGCAATGACCAGGAGTTAAGTCTGGACTTTGCCTATTTACCGACAGACCTTTATCCTGGCATCGAAGAAAAAATTACGCCTGAAAGTTCAACCTTCGCCATCATTCATGATGATTATGGAGTAAAGTTTAAAAGAGTAAATAAGAACTTGGAGTTTGTTCATCCCGATGAAGAACTGCAAAGACACTTAAAGGTGAATAGCTTAAATTTGCTCGTATCGGTGGATAAAGTGATCTTCGGGGAAAATGATGCTCCTGTCCATTACTCCAAATACTATTTAATTGCGGAACGGGTGAAATTGAGTTTGGAACATATTATAGACCAAAACGAATAA
- a CDS encoding hydroxymethylglutaryl-CoA lyase: MIEICEVGPRDGLQNECKMVTTKDKVKLINRLIEAGITYIEAVSFVNPKVVPQMADAEEVLLQLPKDKGIKYGGLILSRSGLIRALQTDIDYLHVVTTTSDTFNLRNAKRTVDQAVTELSQVIKEGVQANKKAVGVLGTAFGCPFEGEVSLDKVLFAAEEFIKAGCTEITLADTTGMANPIQVQSVVQTFKDQFGEDLSLGLHFHNTRGLGLANTLAGYQAGVRRFDSSIAGMGGCPFAPKAVGNVCTEDMVNMFHGMGIETNTDLEKLLETSKWLEGIMGRPLDGMLMKAGIA, from the coding sequence ATGATTGAGATCTGTGAGGTTGGGCCACGGGATGGTCTGCAAAATGAGTGCAAGATGGTTACGACAAAAGATAAAGTAAAATTGATTAATCGATTGATTGAAGCAGGAATCACTTACATTGAAGCCGTTTCGTTTGTAAACCCGAAAGTCGTTCCTCAGATGGCTGATGCAGAGGAAGTTCTCCTCCAGCTCCCGAAAGACAAGGGTATCAAATACGGAGGTCTCATCCTCAGCCGCTCGGGTCTCATTCGCGCGCTTCAAACGGATATCGATTATTTACACGTCGTCACTACGACAAGCGACACATTCAATCTTAGAAATGCGAAACGCACGGTCGATCAGGCTGTCACCGAATTGAGTCAGGTCATTAAAGAAGGCGTTCAGGCGAATAAAAAGGCCGTCGGAGTCCTCGGCACTGCATTCGGCTGCCCTTTCGAAGGGGAAGTCTCGCTGGATAAAGTACTATTTGCAGCTGAAGAGTTTATAAAAGCCGGCTGTACAGAGATTACCCTTGCAGATACAACCGGTATGGCAAATCCAATCCAAGTACAGTCAGTCGTTCAAACCTTCAAAGACCAATTCGGCGAAGACTTATCCTTAGGCCTTCACTTTCATAACACCCGCGGACTGGGACTTGCCAATACCCTGGCAGGCTACCAAGCCGGCGTACGCCGATTTGATTCCTCCATCGCCGGAATGGGAGGCTGTCCATTCGCCCCTAAAGCTGTCGGCAACGTGTGTACGGAAGATATGGTCAATATGTTTCATGGGATGGGTATTGAGACGAATACCGATCTTGAAAAGCTTTTGGAAACATCAAAATGGCTGGAAGGCATCATGGGGCGGCCTTTGGATGGGATGTTGATGAAGGCAGGGATTGCTTAA
- a CDS encoding GntR family transcriptional regulator: protein MDAYEYIKGAIIDGKFEPGMRLGEEFLAKELNLSRTPIREAIKHLESDGLVVPLKRGVGVRNFSTEDIRQIYDLRTILEGYAASQAAIYRTDDDIRKMEEANIVYERVINEHVESDMDSIKEIVAVNQRFHEVIIQAANNAHIHFHLSKVVVVPIVYRSFYWYNDYQLKQSLEVHKTILQAIRNKEPERAKIAMHEHIYQGRDHVLKHLQEIKNS, encoded by the coding sequence ATGGATGCATACGAATACATAAAAGGGGCCATTATCGACGGAAAGTTCGAACCGGGCATGAGGCTGGGGGAGGAATTTCTCGCAAAGGAATTAAACTTGAGCAGAACCCCCATCCGGGAGGCAATTAAACATTTGGAATCAGACGGACTGGTCGTTCCGTTAAAACGCGGGGTCGGAGTCAGAAACTTCTCAACAGAAGACATCCGTCAGATTTACGATTTGCGTACAATCCTTGAGGGCTATGCTGCGAGTCAGGCTGCCATTTACAGGACGGATGACGACATTCGAAAAATGGAAGAAGCAAACATCGTCTATGAAAGAGTCATCAATGAACATGTGGAGTCGGATATGGACAGCATCAAAGAAATCGTGGCCGTCAATCAACGATTCCACGAAGTCATCATTCAAGCAGCGAACAATGCCCATATCCACTTCCATCTCTCAAAGGTGGTGGTGGTCCCCATCGTATACAGATCATTTTATTGGTATAACGATTATCAACTTAAACAATCACTTGAGGTCCACAAAACGATCCTTCAAGCGATTCGCAACAAAGAACCGGAGCGCGCTAAAATTGCGATGCACGAACATATCTATCAAGGCCGCGATCATGTGTTGAAGCATTTGCAAGAAATAAAAAATAGTTGA
- the leuC gene encoding 3-isopropylmalate dehydratase large subunit: MAKTLYEKIWDNHVVREEEGLPSLLYIDFHLVNEVTSPQAFEGLRMKKRSVRRPDLTLATMDHAIPTRNRSAPFQDKLAREQVEALAENCRQFGIELFDLQSEFQGIVHVIAPELGLTQPGQTIVCGDSHTSTHGAFGALAFGIGTSEVEHVLATQTLKQYKSKTLEINVSGSLPAGTTAKDLILTIIGKFGHDFATGHVIEYRGEAIHSLSMEERMTVCNMSIEMGGRAGLIQPDQKTFDYLKGKKFAPVDEEWEQALTEWKELYTDPDAVFDLSIEVDASQVVPQVTWGTNPGQVTGIDSSVPSLDRLPAEQQKAAEKAMTYMGVDPGTPMNSIPIDKVFIGSCTNSRIEDLRKAAGIVKGYKVANSVTALVVPGSQQVKRQAEREGLHSIFIEAGFEWRESGCSMCLGMNDDIVLPGERCASTSNRNFEGRQGRNARTHLVSPEMAAAAAIMGHFTDVRKWETHSREEVQP; encoded by the coding sequence GTGGCTAAAACGTTATATGAAAAGATTTGGGACAATCATGTCGTACGGGAAGAAGAGGGACTGCCTTCTCTCTTATATATCGATTTTCATTTGGTGAATGAAGTGACCTCGCCCCAAGCCTTCGAAGGATTGAGGATGAAGAAACGGTCCGTTCGGCGGCCGGATCTGACCCTTGCGACGATGGATCATGCGATACCGACGAGAAACCGCTCCGCCCCTTTTCAAGATAAACTTGCGAGGGAGCAGGTGGAGGCGCTGGCGGAAAACTGCAGGCAGTTTGGAATCGAGCTTTTTGATTTGCAGAGTGAATTCCAGGGGATCGTACACGTCATCGCACCTGAGCTTGGATTGACCCAGCCCGGTCAGACGATCGTGTGCGGAGACAGCCATACGTCCACTCACGGTGCGTTCGGGGCGCTTGCCTTCGGAATTGGGACGAGTGAAGTCGAGCATGTATTGGCAACTCAGACGTTGAAGCAGTACAAGTCAAAAACGCTCGAAATAAATGTAAGCGGTTCCCTTCCGGCAGGCACGACGGCCAAGGATCTTATTCTCACGATCATCGGGAAGTTCGGGCATGATTTTGCCACTGGACATGTGATCGAATACCGGGGTGAGGCAATCCACAGTCTTTCGATGGAAGAGAGAATGACGGTTTGCAATATGTCCATTGAAATGGGAGGGAGAGCAGGGCTCATCCAGCCGGATCAAAAGACGTTCGATTATCTGAAAGGAAAGAAATTTGCGCCGGTGGATGAAGAGTGGGAGCAGGCTCTTACAGAATGGAAGGAGCTTTATACGGATCCCGATGCGGTTTTTGACTTGTCGATCGAAGTGGATGCTTCCCAGGTCGTACCCCAGGTGACATGGGGGACCAATCCCGGGCAGGTCACTGGAATCGATTCAAGCGTTCCTTCATTGGATCGGCTGCCCGCGGAGCAGCAAAAGGCTGCAGAGAAGGCGATGACGTATATGGGGGTAGACCCGGGGACACCGATGAACTCCATACCAATCGATAAAGTGTTTATCGGTTCGTGTACTAACAGCCGGATAGAAGATCTACGGAAAGCTGCCGGCATTGTAAAGGGATATAAAGTGGCGAATTCCGTGACAGCGTTGGTCGTGCCCGGATCTCAACAGGTGAAACGGCAAGCTGAAAGGGAGGGCCTTCATTCCATTTTTATAGAAGCCGGTTTTGAATGGCGTGAATCGGGCTGCAGCATGTGCCTCGGGATGAACGACGATATTGTGCTGCCGGGTGAACGATGTGCCTCGACGTCCAATCGTAATTTTGAAGGAAGACAGGGAAGGAATGCCCGGACACATCTGGTGAGTCCGGAAATGGCGGCGGCTGCTGCGATCATGGGGCATTTTACCGATGTGCGGAAATGGGAAACCCATTCAAGGGAGGAGGTGCAGCCATGA
- a CDS encoding HAD family hydrolase yields MYKAVIFDFDGLILDTETLHVEIFQEMFNDHGLKFPYADWIEHIGTKSTFTIFDLLERELASVKVDRELLKAQNQQKFSERVRVLEARPGVLEYLKGAKSEGLRIGLASSSNRKWVTEHLTNLDLIDYFETIRTADDVEFVKPDPALYKLAAEDLNVSPSECLAFEDSANGASAAVEAGLTCIIVPNQTTRELEFPTVKHRLNSMSDISFYQLLGEMNIHFSKD; encoded by the coding sequence ATGTATAAAGCAGTTATTTTTGATTTTGATGGACTGATCTTAGATACGGAAACCCTTCATGTGGAAATATTTCAAGAAATGTTTAATGACCATGGTCTTAAATTTCCTTATGCCGATTGGATTGAACATATCGGTACAAAAAGCACATTCACTATCTTTGATCTATTAGAAAGGGAACTTGCCTCGGTGAAGGTAGACCGTGAGCTGTTGAAAGCCCAAAACCAGCAGAAATTTTCAGAACGGGTACGCGTGCTCGAAGCACGGCCGGGGGTCCTTGAATACTTGAAGGGCGCTAAATCCGAAGGACTAAGGATTGGACTGGCATCAAGCTCGAACAGAAAGTGGGTCACGGAACATTTAACGAATCTTGATCTGATCGATTATTTTGAAACAATCAGAACGGCAGACGATGTTGAATTCGTAAAGCCAGATCCTGCTTTATATAAGCTTGCAGCAGAAGACTTAAATGTATCGCCTTCAGAGTGCCTTGCCTTTGAAGATTCTGCAAATGGGGCATCGGCTGCTGTGGAGGCAGGTTTAACATGTATCATTGTCCCTAATCAAACGACCCGGGAACTTGAATTTCCAACTGTGAAACACAGGTTAAACTCCATGAGTGACATATCTTTCTATCAACTGCTGGGCGAAATGAATATACATTTTAGTAAGGATTAA
- a CDS encoding flavin reductase family protein: MGIVEFNPEELEEKQVYKLLSGSVVPRPIAWVSTISESGELNLAPFSFFSVASRNPPMLSISVGPGVGEREGTEKDTLVNIRGQKEFVINVVPTFLGNEMQKSADNLPSSVDEFEAAGVTGVDSVVVRPKRVKEAPIQMECRLEQIIQLGSDHLIIGRMLRYHINEEYYLGNYKIDLDKLQPLGRLAGNYSEMGDYFYLPR, translated from the coding sequence ATGGGAATAGTGGAATTTAATCCTGAAGAGTTAGAAGAAAAACAAGTCTATAAACTGTTGAGCGGATCCGTGGTGCCGAGGCCCATCGCATGGGTGTCCACCATATCCGAATCGGGCGAATTGAATCTTGCGCCGTTCAGCTTTTTTTCGGTGGCGTCAAGGAATCCGCCTATGCTCTCGATTTCTGTTGGACCAGGTGTGGGAGAGAGGGAAGGGACGGAAAAGGATACGCTCGTTAATATTCGGGGACAGAAAGAATTTGTGATTAATGTCGTTCCCACATTCCTGGGAAATGAAATGCAGAAGAGTGCTGATAACCTTCCGAGCAGCGTTGATGAGTTTGAAGCGGCGGGAGTGACGGGGGTTGACAGTGTCGTTGTGAGACCGAAGCGTGTGAAAGAGGCCCCCATCCAAATGGAATGCAGGCTTGAACAGATTATTCAGCTTGGGAGCGATCACTTAATCATCGGCCGAATGCTGCGTTATCATATTAATGAAGAGTATTATTTAGGAAACTATAAGATTGATTTGGATAAACTGCAGCCGCTCGGGAGGCTGGCGGGTAATTATAGTGAGATGGGGGATTATTTTTATTTGCCGAGGTGA
- the leuD gene encoding 3-isopropylmalate dehydratase small subunit: MTEAFTELTGKVIPLDAINVDTDAILPKQFLKRIKRTGFGEFLFYDWRYESGKEKEDFVLNQEIYRDAPILLTGKNFGCGSSREHAPWALADFGIRVIIAPSFADIFYNNCFKNGLLPVVLEEREVEVLFRNAENVPGYRLNIDLVKQSVSDDRGFHSHFTVEPYRKELLLMGLDEIDSTLGNEESIDSFEKHHSIHYRLKS, from the coding sequence ATGACAGAAGCTTTCACTGAACTGACGGGAAAAGTGATCCCATTGGATGCCATTAATGTAGATACGGATGCCATCCTCCCGAAACAGTTCCTCAAACGGATCAAACGGACAGGATTCGGAGAATTTCTTTTCTATGACTGGCGGTATGAAAGTGGGAAAGAAAAAGAGGACTTCGTCTTGAATCAGGAAATCTACCGGGATGCGCCGATCTTATTGACCGGAAAGAATTTCGGCTGCGGTTCTTCAAGGGAGCATGCTCCGTGGGCGCTCGCGGATTTCGGTATACGGGTCATCATTGCGCCTTCCTTTGCCGACATCTTTTATAATAACTGCTTTAAGAATGGATTGCTGCCGGTTGTTCTGGAAGAAAGGGAAGTCGAAGTTCTTTTCAGGAATGCGGAGAACGTGCCAGGTTACAGACTGAACATAGACCTTGTGAAGCAGTCCGTTTCGGATGACCGTGGCTTCCACAGTCATTTTACCGTGGAACCTTACCGGAAGGAATTACTTTTAATGGGGCTGGATGAGATTGATTCTACTTTGGGAAATGAAGAAAGTATTGACTCCTTTGAAAAACATCACAGTATTCATTACCGCCTCAAATCTTAG
- a CDS encoding MFS transporter, which yields MNTVHQQMERGVYREPWRMLGFLLLAQLLVAFIGRSVGPLGVLIGEDLELTKSQIGMLPAALFLGQGLASIPVGFVVDQTGSKKLLLVISLVVGGSFILMTFSHHFGFVLLLVVIGGLGYGAMHPVTNRGIIHWFQRTQRGLAMGIKQTGITTGSALAGLVLLPLASVYGWRHVVAIACVLLIIGGVVAFTLYHDSVKETNSGEKDRASFLYSMKHLLANKPLMIVSISAMGLSGSQLCLVTYIVIYCYEYLHISLFLSGVLLVISEICGSIGRIVWGLISDRLFKGKRVIVLMIISGIAGAASLILAFLPSHTAILVMIPITMVFGFAISGFNALWMNVASEVVDVRFSGLSSGFSITLGSLGVITLPPLFGFVVDSFGSFTAGWLMIVGVMIAVFLLLLLLILELKKKAVY from the coding sequence ATGAATACAGTTCATCAACAGATGGAGAGGGGCGTTTACCGGGAACCTTGGAGAATGCTTGGGTTCCTGCTCCTTGCCCAGTTACTGGTAGCTTTCATCGGGAGAAGTGTGGGGCCGCTGGGAGTCCTCATTGGAGAAGATCTGGAGTTGACTAAATCTCAAATCGGCATGCTGCCTGCCGCCCTCTTTCTGGGGCAGGGACTTGCTTCGATCCCGGTAGGGTTTGTCGTCGATCAAACAGGTTCAAAAAAATTGCTGCTTGTTATCTCTTTAGTTGTAGGCGGCAGCTTCATTCTCATGACATTTTCCCATCATTTCGGGTTCGTCCTCCTTCTCGTCGTCATTGGGGGATTGGGGTACGGAGCGATGCACCCAGTGACAAATAGGGGGATCATTCATTGGTTCCAGCGGACTCAACGCGGATTAGCCATGGGAATCAAGCAGACAGGCATCACCACAGGATCAGCACTTGCAGGGCTGGTTCTTCTGCCTTTGGCCTCGGTTTACGGGTGGAGGCATGTGGTTGCCATAGCGTGTGTTTTGCTGATCATTGGCGGGGTGGTTGCTTTTACCCTTTATCATGATTCAGTTAAGGAAACGAATAGTGGGGAGAAGGACCGTGCCTCATTTTTATATTCAATGAAACATTTGTTGGCGAATAAGCCGTTGATGATCGTCAGTATCAGTGCGATGGGGTTGAGCGGTTCCCAGCTGTGCCTGGTCACCTATATCGTCATCTACTGCTATGAATACTTGCACATCTCCCTTTTTTTATCCGGGGTGCTTCTGGTCATTTCAGAAATATGCGGATCGATCGGCCGCATCGTCTGGGGGCTTATCAGTGACCGGCTGTTTAAAGGGAAACGCGTCATTGTGCTGATGATCATTTCGGGAATCGCCGGGGCGGCGAGTTTGATTCTGGCTTTCTTGCCGTCCCATACGGCGATTCTGGTGATGATCCCAATCACGATGGTGTTCGGTTTTGCTATATCAGGTTTTAATGCGCTGTGGATGAATGTGGCCAGTGAGGTTGTGGATGTCAGGTTTTCAGGGTTGTCCAGCGGATTTAGTATCACACTTGGCTCATTGGGTGTCATCACGTTGCCGCCGTTGTTTGGATTTGTTGTCGATTCTTTCGGGAGTTTTACGGCTGGATGGCTGATGATCGTCGGTGTGATGATTGCTGTATTTTTGTTACTTCTATTATTGATTTTGGAGTTGAAAAAGAAAGCCGTATACTAG
- a CDS encoding sodium:solute symporter family protein encodes MDLTFAGADGIIILSVFAVVMLLIGYLSGRGEKGLHQSLSGYYLAGRNLGFIALFFTLYATQYSGNTIVGYAPSAYRTGFSWLQSISFMTIIIGIYLLFAPRLYVIAKRKNFVTPTDWIQHRFNSKAVTILSIFLMLWGLGNYLLEQLVAIGQAVSGMTGGTVPYQIAVLVFIFVMLAYEWMGGMKAVAFTDVMQGLILMVGIIVFLIGGLYLVGGNLGDVTRYINEMEPAKTAVPPMDVSINWFSMLVLVGLGASIYPHAVQRIYSAQSEKTLKKSFSRMAWMPPITTGLVFVIGIIGIMLYPGLDTGGSEQIVGLMANDIAAINPFFYWIMIIFFGGIVAAIVSTADSVLLSFSSMLSNDVYGKFINPGASEHKKVMVGKIGGIIAVFLLLWIAWNPPGTLYEIFVLKFELLVQVFPAFVLGLYWKRLDKRSVFWGMLIGAVLAGFLTSTGHKTVYGIHGGVIGLSLNFLICVAGSLLVPVSKKSVVVEDEPMSLNVKA; translated from the coding sequence ATGGATTTAACGTTTGCAGGTGCGGATGGTATTATCATCCTTTCGGTATTCGCCGTTGTCATGCTGCTCATCGGGTATTTGTCCGGAAGAGGGGAAAAGGGTCTTCATCAAAGTCTGTCCGGATATTATCTGGCTGGAAGGAATCTTGGATTCATTGCCTTATTTTTTACGCTATATGCCACTCAGTACAGCGGGAATACCATTGTTGGGTATGCTCCCTCTGCCTATCGGACGGGCTTTTCCTGGCTTCAGTCCATTTCATTCATGACCATCATCATCGGGATCTATCTGTTATTCGCTCCAAGGCTCTATGTCATTGCTAAACGAAAGAACTTTGTCACCCCGACGGATTGGATCCAGCACCGTTTTAATTCTAAGGCGGTCACAATCCTCAGCATTTTCCTCATGCTCTGGGGACTTGGCAACTATCTGTTGGAACAGCTGGTGGCCATCGGGCAGGCTGTCTCCGGTATGACCGGGGGAACGGTTCCTTATCAGATTGCGGTACTTGTCTTCATTTTCGTCATGCTCGCGTATGAGTGGATGGGCGGAATGAAAGCGGTCGCATTCACGGATGTCATGCAGGGGCTGATCCTGATGGTGGGGATCATCGTGTTCCTGATTGGGGGATTGTACCTGGTTGGAGGGAATTTGGGTGATGTGACCCGCTACATCAATGAAATGGAACCTGCTAAAACCGCGGTACCGCCGATGGATGTGTCGATTAACTGGTTCAGCATGCTCGTGCTAGTAGGATTAGGTGCCAGTATCTATCCCCATGCCGTTCAGAGGATTTACTCCGCCCAGAGTGAGAAGACATTGAAGAAATCCTTCTCCCGTATGGCGTGGATGCCGCCTATCACGACAGGGCTGGTATTTGTCATCGGTATCATCGGGATCATGCTGTATCCTGGTCTTGATACAGGGGGTTCCGAACAGATCGTCGGACTCATGGCGAATGATATTGCAGCGATCAATCCATTCTTCTATTGGATCATGATCATCTTCTTCGGCGGGATCGTAGCCGCAATCGTTTCGACTGCCGATTCTGTATTGCTCAGTTTCTCTTCCATGCTGTCAAACGATGTGTACGGGAAGTTCATCAACCCGGGTGCATCGGAGCATAAGAAGGTAATGGTCGGGAAAATCGGAGGCATCATCGCCGTCTTCCTTCTATTATGGATTGCCTGGAATCCACCGGGGACGCTGTATGAAATCTTTGTGTTGAAATTCGAATTATTGGTTCAGGTCTTCCCGGCGTTCGTCCTTGGACTTTACTGGAAGCGCCTTGACAAGCGATCTGTATTCTGGGGAATGCTGATCGGGGCCGTACTTGCAGGATTCCTGACCTCTACCGGCCACAAGACCGTGTACGGAATCCACGGGGGAGTCATCGGGCTGTCCTTGAACTTCCTGATTTGTGTGGCGGGATCCCTTCTCGTTCCTGTTTCGAAAAAGAGCGTGGTGGTAGAGGATGAGCCAATGTCTTTAAACGTGAAAGCGTAG
- a CDS encoding CoA transferase: MELTEHTLPLEGLRVIELGTLLAGPFSGRLLADFGAEVIKVEPPGKADPMRDWGKSKDGVGLWWPIQSRNKKSITLNLREEKGQNLLKELVKEADIVIENFRPGTMEKWNLSYETLSKINPRLIMVRTSGFGQTGPYKDRAGFGSVGEAMGGLRNVTGFKDRPPSRIGVSIGDTLTALFATIGCLVAVHERTKSGKGQVVDTALYESVFSIMESLIPDYMLAGYIRERMGNILPGVAPSNIYFTLDKTYIVIGANADGVFKRLCEAMGQPELSEDPRFATHHARGENMKLLDSLIEEWTKSLNAKDALQLLEEKGVPSGLIYTAKEILEDPHYKEREMIINVEHPDLGDFPMPGIVPKLSRTPGKVKEPGAERMGKHNEEIYLRLLGLQEEQLRELENENIV; encoded by the coding sequence ATGGAATTGACAGAACATACGCTACCTTTAGAAGGATTACGGGTCATAGAACTTGGAACATTGCTGGCGGGACCTTTCAGCGGACGGCTGCTTGCTGACTTTGGAGCAGAGGTCATCAAAGTGGAACCGCCTGGGAAGGCAGACCCGATGAGAGATTGGGGGAAATCGAAGGATGGAGTCGGTCTCTGGTGGCCGATCCAGTCCAGGAATAAGAAATCAATCACATTGAATCTTCGGGAAGAGAAAGGGCAGAATCTTTTAAAAGAACTCGTCAAAGAAGCGGATATCGTCATCGAAAATTTCAGGCCTGGGACGATGGAGAAATGGAATCTCTCTTATGAAACCCTGTCTAAAATCAATCCGAGATTAATCATGGTCAGAACGTCAGGGTTCGGTCAGACCGGACCTTACAAGGACCGTGCCGGGTTCGGAAGTGTCGGGGAGGCGATGGGAGGCCTGCGGAATGTGACAGGCTTCAAAGACCGCCCACCTTCGAGGATTGGGGTGTCTATAGGGGATACGCTTACTGCTTTGTTTGCCACGATCGGGTGCCTGGTGGCTGTCCATGAACGAACGAAATCAGGGAAGGGGCAGGTGGTGGATACGGCCCTCTATGAATCTGTCTTTTCGATCATGGAAAGCCTGATCCCGGATTACATGCTGGCTGGTTACATAAGGGAGAGGATGGGGAATATCCTGCCTGGTGTCGCGCCGTCCAATATTTATTTCACCTTGGATAAAACCTATATCGTCATCGGCGCCAATGCCGACGGTGTGTTCAAACGCTTATGTGAGGCGATGGGGCAGCCGGAACTGAGTGAGGATCCACGATTTGCAACCCATCATGCCAGAGGCGAAAATATGAAACTCTTGGACTCTTTGATCGAGGAGTGGACCAAATCGCTTAATGCGAAGGATGCACTGCAGCTTTTAGAAGAGAAAGGGGTGCCGTCAGGCCTGATTTACACAGCCAAGGAAATCCTGGAGGACCCTCACTATAAGGAAAGGGAAATGATCATCAACGTCGAGCACCCGGATCTTGGGGATTTCCCGATGCCCGGCATTGTTCCTAAGCTGAGCCGTACCCCGGGGAAGGTGAAGGAACCGGGCGCGGAACGGATGGGCAAGCACAATGAAGAGATTTATCTCCGGCTCCTGGGACTTCAGGAAGAACAATTAAGAGAGTTGGAGAATGAGAATATCGTATAG
- a CDS encoding copper homeostasis protein CutC gives MYIEFIATTLEDALIIEQSGADRIELVSALTEGGLTPSHSLIDAVVNRVSIPVNVMVRPHSQSFCYSYDDFLIMKNDINIIRSLGANGVVLGVLNENHEINRHMLEELLTECSGLEVTFHRAIDSTNNSVQAAKTLAQYKEITTILTSGGNGEFSSRLQTIQEMKTVSEHISILVGSGLNASNICSVHSTVNTGYYHFGTAVRKNHSPIEGIHLEKAKEIVQLLNS, from the coding sequence ATGTACATAGAATTTATTGCGACAACGTTAGAAGATGCTTTAATAATTGAACAATCAGGGGCAGATCGGATTGAGCTGGTATCAGCTTTAACAGAGGGTGGTTTAACACCAAGTCACTCCTTAATCGACGCAGTAGTTAACCGTGTAAGCATTCCGGTCAATGTGATGGTAAGACCGCATAGTCAATCATTTTGTTACTCTTATGACGACTTTTTAATCATGAAAAATGATATAAACATAATCCGTTCATTAGGTGCAAATGGTGTAGTACTAGGAGTGCTGAATGAGAATCATGAAATCAACCGCCACATGCTTGAAGAGTTATTAACCGAATGTAGTGGATTGGAAGTTACATTTCACCGGGCAATTGATTCTACAAACAATTCCGTTCAGGCCGCAAAAACATTAGCCCAATACAAAGAAATAACCACGATTTTAACTTCTGGTGGAAATGGTGAATTTTCCAGTCGCTTGCAAACCATACAGGAAATGAAAACAGTATCTGAGCATATTTCAATTTTGGTTGGAAGTGGGTTAAATGCAAGCAATATTTGTTCTGTTCACTCAACAGTAAATACAGGCTATTATCATTTTGGTACAGCTGTGCGAAAAAATCATAGTCCGATCGAAGGGATTCATCTGGAAAAAGCGAAAGAAATTGTTCAACTACTAAACAGTTGA